In Caloramator sp. E03, the sequence AGTTCGTATGTAGCAAGCTTAGATGATGGATAAATAATTCTTGCATAAATTAATCTTGATAGTATTGAATTTAGATTAAAATTAAATTTATGTTTATCCGAAATATTTTTACAGATATTTTGCAGCCCAAGCTCGTTATATATTTTTTGTAAAAACAAGTAACTACCATTAAAAGTATGCTGTTCGTCTTTGTTAATTTGTTTAACAGGCGAGTATTTTACTAATATTTCTCTTTTCTCTTCTTTTTCTTTTCTATTTAACTCTTCAACGTACCTCTTCCCCCATTCTATAGGGTCTTGTCCGTTTAGTTTTTTTAAAAGTTCATCATAAGTGCCAAGCTTCTCAACTACTTTTGAAGTACGATTGCCTTTTTCATAAACAGATTTAACTACGTATAAGGATGCTGCATTTTTTGATTTAACAATTTGTAATCTCATTTTTTCACATCTCTTCATATATTTATATCTATATTATAACACATTGTTACACATTGTGCACTATAAAAATTTAAAATTTGACAAAAAAATAAGCCTATATCAAGGCTTTAAGGCACTTTTTTTGTCTTGCAACTGTCAAAGACCCGAACAGTAGGTTCTGGCGTTGTTTCTAAGATTCTTGAGTAATAATCAGGGGAGGGTAATCCTCCCTTGTATTTTTACAATAAATTAATATATTGCTATTGTATTTTTTTAAATAATATTGTAAAATATAAGAGTTGTAAAGTGCTTGGACTGCGATGATGCAAGAGGTTGCCGTAATTCGGGGAATTCTTGCGGAGAATGTCCGGATCATAGAATCGGGCGACGAAGGTTCTGCACTATTTATGTTTGTGTTTAAAGCTAAGGATACACCCGGAATAGTGTACAGAACAGCTTTCGTCGTGCGTAGTAAAAATAAAGCGTGCGATGAAAAGGAGGGTAAGTTTTATGGCAAAACAAAAAATCAGAATTAAATTAAAAGCATTCGATCATAATTTACTTGATGCTTCAGCTCAAAAGATAGTTGAAACTGCGAAAAAGACTGGTGCTAATGTTTCAGGTCCAGTTCCACTACCAACAGAAAAGGATGTAGTTACAATCTTAAGAGCTGTTCACAAGTA encodes:
- the rpsJ gene encoding 30S ribosomal protein S10, which gives rise to MAKQKIRIKLKAFDHNLLDASAQKIVETAKKTGANVSGPVPLPTEKDVVTILRAVHKYKDSREQFEIRTHKRLIDILNPTQKTVDSLMKLDLPAGVDIEIKL